The Deltaproteobacteria bacterium nucleotide sequence GCTACAGCATCTACGCCACAACAAAAAAGCAATACAGTTATCCAAATCAATCTCTTCACAGTACTTTCTCAACCAATTTACCAGCTGTTAGTTCCACAACTCTTCCCATGGATTTTGCCAACTCTAACGAGTGCGTAACAACAATTAAAGTCATTTTTACTTCTTCCTGAATGGCAAGAAGCAACTCCTGAACTTCTTTAGCAGTACGAGTATCGAGATTGCCCGTCGGCTCGTCTGCAAGAACTACCCCAGGTTTAGAACTCAAGGCTCGCGCAATAGCAACCCTCTGCTGCTCTCCTCCAGAAAGAGCTGCTGGTCTGTGCTTCAAGCGAGCCTCCAATCCAACTCTTTTTAGCAAAATTTCAGCTCTTTCCATAGCGTCGACACGCCTTTCCCCTTGCAATATTAGTGGCATGGCAACATTTTCCTGGGCATCAAACTCTTGCAACAAATAGTGAAACTGAAACACAAACCCTATATATCTACCGCGAAACGCCGAAAGAGCCGCGTCATCCAAACACTTTTCAGTGACGCACTTGCTGCCGATAAATACCTCTCCCGATGTGGGCTTTTCAAGGGTACCTAGTATTTGCAACAAAGTCGTTTTACCTGCCCCGGACTCCCCTACAAGCGCAAGGCTTGTTCCAGATTCAACCTCTAACGAAAGATCTGCAAATACTTCTATCATTCGACCTGCGTCATTAAACCGCTTGGCGA carries:
- a CDS encoding ABC transporter ATP-binding protein, whose protein sequence is MRVEARNIAKRFNDAGRMIEVFADLSLEVESGTSLALVGESGAGKTTLLQILGTLEKPTSGEVFIGSKCVTEKCLDDAALSAFRGRYIGFVFQFHYLLQEFDAQENVAMPLILQGERRVDAMERAEILLKRVGLEARLKHRPAALSGGEQQRVAIARALSSKPGVVLADEPTGNLDTRTAKEVQELLLAIQEEVKMTLIVVTHSLELAKSMGRVVELTAGKLVEKVL